From Solea senegalensis isolate Sse05_10M linkage group LG7, IFAPA_SoseM_1, whole genome shotgun sequence, a single genomic window includes:
- the LOC122772130 gene encoding trace amine-associated receptor 13c-like — translation MTALLHNVTISGGAAAQLPITDRPLNLTAAPGSGQTLAPLCTLCCCGFVNRTLTVVFMVSLAFAIVVGNVVTLTVFVQTRQSRTPQGYLKVSLAIADMMVGVLVVPFSVYTEISLMVTSAPPSWYQGSPTSPASSSSVGGLVSPWQPCMLIGPVFAGCTFVSISTIFLMTLERSVAILWPLHKDVLVTRKRTLLLILLSWAASFLLALAPLTFSSNFILEYNECSRMCNYTPLLFGSQPPPDAYILLLFPTFDFTLLGGTLAVNILSFTSIRRYSRKRKLLSQGSLSDGSSVGGGGCSHRPSFSDIKAAKTIGILTFAFTASFSPIAVFVFGNVVGYTWCNFSFIAFWILTGNSCCNVIIYSVRDHRFRKGMSLLFQREQSPPHCEKS, via the exons ATGACTGCTTTGCTTCACAACGTCACTATCTCCGGCGGTGCAGCGGCGCAGCTGCCAATCACAGACAGACCATTAAACCTGACGGCAGCACCGGGGTCGGGACAGACCCTGGCCCCTCTCtgcactctctgctgctgtggttttGTCAATCGCACCCTGACCGTGGTGTTCATGGTCAGCCTGGCGTTTGCCATCGTGGTCGGAAATGTGGTCACGCtcactgtttttgtgcaaaCTAGGCAGTCGAGGACACCACAGGGATACCTGAAAG TGTCTCTGGCCATAGCGGACATGATGGTCGGTGTCCTCGTGGTTCCGTTCTCCGTCTACACGGAAATATCGCTGATGGTGACGAGCGCTCCTCCCTCATGGTACCAGGGTAGTCCTACGTCCCCggcatcctcctcctccgtcgGTGGACTCGTGAGTCCCTGGCAGCCGTGCATGCTGATCGGCCCCGTGTTTGCCGGCTGCACGTTTGTCTCCATCAGCACCATTTTCCTCATGACCCTGGAGCGAAGTGTCGCCATCCTGTGGCCTCTCCACAAAGACGTCCTGGTGACGCGTAAGCGGACTCTGCTCCTCATCCTGCTCTCCTGGGCCGCTAGCTTCCTGCTGGCCCTTGCGCCTCTCACCTTTAGCAGTAACTTCATTTTGGAGTACAACGAATGCAGTCGCATGTGCAACTACACGCCACTGTTGTTTGGGAGCCAGCCGCCACCCGACGCCTACATTTTGCTGTTGTTCCCAACATTTGACTTCACGCTGCTCGGCGGAACGCTAGCAGTCAACATCTTGTCTTTCACGAGTATCCGACGGTACTCGCGCAAACGCAAACTGCTCTCACAGGGGAGTCTGAGCGATGGCAGCAGTGTAGGAGGAGGCGGCTGCTCGCACAGACCCTCCTTTTCAGACATCAAAGCTGCCAAGACGATTGGCATCCTGACATTCGCCTTCACGGCGTCCTTCTCGCCCATCGCGGTCTTTGTGTTCGGGAACGTGGTGGGATACACCTGGTGTAACTTTTCCTTCATTGCCTTCTGGATCCTGACAGGAAACAGCTGCTGTAATGTGATCATCTACAGTGTCAGGGACCACCGCTTCAGGAAGGGCATGAGTCTGCTCTTTCAGCGAGAGCAGTCCCCGCCGCACTGCGAGAAGTCTTGA